One Legionella hackeliae DNA segment encodes these proteins:
- a CDS encoding helix-turn-helix transcriptional regulator: MWPHGYVGATGKNKPNIKRLAVSTTAVTGIAMHSVDEDGTICVNINDYNELSDSIRFRAKIDHLTEKLNCPKEISNFSISMLFHGGQRYYISNLYLWAIPYRTEGLYRGDVDHDRSTYNGKEFFIQRDIKYDAMQIPIIQILEARYRLNTTFAMIRQCDECDLIVEAYHSEKIADPQKLYYQVRDPFEQFICLFLDAMLLEIKAALPNQKWLALFNDPEFRNNVIMRKAVKKTLTQLTPRELQCLTMISKGMTIKKISEYLHLSSETVNTHAKSIRTKMNCVNITEAVSKAFRSGLLS, encoded by the coding sequence ATGTGGCCACATGGCTATGTTGGAGCAACCGGAAAAAATAAACCAAATATTAAACGATTGGCTGTAAGTACTACTGCTGTTACAGGTATAGCAATGCATAGCGTTGATGAAGATGGAACTATTTGTGTTAACATAAATGATTATAATGAGTTATCAGACTCAATTCGGTTTCGTGCTAAAATTGATCACTTAACTGAGAAATTAAATTGCCCAAAAGAAATATCTAATTTTTCCATTTCAATGCTTTTTCACGGCGGTCAACGATATTACATTTCCAATCTATATCTTTGGGCTATTCCGTATAGAACTGAAGGATTGTATCGTGGAGATGTTGATCACGACCGCAGTACTTACAACGGCAAAGAGTTTTTTATTCAGCGAGATATAAAGTATGATGCGATGCAAATTCCCATTATTCAAATATTGGAAGCCCGTTACAGATTAAACACCACATTCGCTATGATTCGTCAATGCGATGAATGTGATTTAATTGTAGAGGCTTACCATTCTGAAAAAATAGCAGATCCCCAAAAGCTTTATTACCAAGTCAGAGATCCGTTTGAACAATTTATATGCCTTTTTCTTGATGCGATGTTGCTTGAAATAAAAGCGGCTCTACCAAATCAAAAATGGTTAGCGCTGTTTAATGATCCAGAGTTCAGAAACAATGTCATTATGCGAAAAGCAGTTAAAAAAACACTAACCCAACTCACGCCCAGAGAACTGCAATGCTTAACTATGATTTCCAAAGGGATGACTATAAAAAAAATCTCTGAATACCTCCATTTATCCAGTGAGACAGTAAATACCCATGCCAAATCAATACGAACTAAAATGAACTGCGTTAATATTACCGAAGCAGTCTCAAAAGCATTTCGTTCAGGGCTATTATCGTAA
- a CDS encoding DUF1016 N-terminal domain-containing protein gives MAKELKESNQADFAKVHQMITEAKSRVWQQVNKTLIQLYWSIGQYVSNKITHDGWGKGIVEELADYISIELPTIKGFSARNIRRMNQFYETYHENTELSVVLTEITWTNHLHILSKTKSIEEKEFYLRLAAKHHTLNAIFQG, from the coding sequence GTGGCCAAAGAATTAAAAGAAAGCAACCAGGCAGACTTTGCTAAAGTGCATCAAATGATTACTGAGGCTAAATCCAGAGTTTGGCAACAAGTCAATAAAACTCTTATTCAGTTGTATTGGTCTATCGGACAATATGTATCTAATAAGATAACACATGATGGTTGGGGCAAGGGTATTGTAGAAGAGCTAGCGGACTATATATCAATAGAGCTACCAACAATTAAGGGGTTTTCAGCGCGTAATATACGGAGAATGAATCAATTTTACGAGACTTATCATGAGAATACAGAACTGTCGGTAGTGCTGACAGAAATTACGTGGACAAATCATTTGCACATTTTGTCTAAAACAAAGTCTATTGAAGAAAAAGAGTTTTATCTGCGTTTAGCCGCCAAACATCATACTCTGAACGCGATTTTTCAAGGTTAA
- a CDS encoding integrating conjugative element protein, which yields MKKSAILYVLLMITSCYAINMEQFIKESQAQLTEESLKLQEKLDARLPVSSKATAGKVEKRTLTLVNFSNPVFIIGNDTDSYLWLQKNAKKLEEAQALGFVANINTSEQLQALQRLIKASLLPANVDDLMELFQETHYPLAFFGEELWQ from the coding sequence ATGAAAAAGTCAGCTATACTCTATGTATTGTTGATGATTACGTCCTGCTATGCCATTAACATGGAGCAATTCATTAAAGAAAGCCAAGCCCAGCTCACCGAAGAATCTTTAAAACTACAAGAAAAACTGGATGCAAGGCTGCCAGTATCAAGTAAAGCCACTGCTGGCAAAGTAGAAAAGCGAACTCTCACACTCGTTAATTTCTCAAACCCCGTGTTCATCATTGGGAATGATACGGACTCATACCTTTGGTTGCAAAAAAACGCGAAAAAGTTGGAAGAAGCACAAGCCTTGGGCTTTGTCGCCAACATTAATACCAGTGAACAACTTCAGGCGTTACAACGCCTCATTAAAGCGTCTTTATTACCGGCTAACGTGGATGACTTAATGGAACTCTTTCAAGAAACCCATTACCCACTTGCTTTCTTTGGGGAAGAATTATGGCAATAA
- a CDS encoding GNAT family N-acetyltransferase, translating to MVTIIQAKFEHLNQIYATILELAKYENILDKIKITESQLGELLFCNEPNHFVGVGLVEEKICGLVMFNYTQNNICVNVTRGIYIENLYVSPPYRRQGIGCALFKYVACKAAAHNCSRIEWWVSRNNREARHFYKKIGGVALLDWQIFKCDQMGINVEHRSC from the coding sequence ATGGTGACAATAATTCAAGCAAAATTCGAGCATTTGAATCAAATTTATGCAACAATCCTGGAACTGGCAAAGTATGAGAACATTCTGGATAAAATTAAAATAACGGAATCACAGCTTGGTGAACTTCTTTTTTGTAATGAGCCTAATCATTTCGTTGGTGTGGGTTTGGTGGAAGAAAAAATTTGTGGTTTGGTGATGTTTAATTACACCCAAAATAACATTTGTGTCAATGTAACGCGGGGAATTTATATTGAGAATTTATATGTTTCTCCTCCGTATCGGCGTCAAGGAATTGGTTGTGCTTTATTCAAGTATGTTGCATGTAAAGCAGCTGCTCATAACTGTTCAAGAATAGAGTGGTGGGTATCTCGAAATAACCGAGAAGCCAGGCATTTTTATAAAAAAATTGGTGGGGTCGCTTTATTAGACTGGCAAATTTTTAAGTGTGACCAAATGGGTATTAATGTTGAGCATAGGAGTTGCTGA
- a CDS encoding outer membrane protein — protein MKFYQSAIILSAFLSLPYNVRADTLSTAPSRFFYINAGLGAVFSNTTTSNTSNSNSVLYAPTEIGTSLFTLPDINWQNKFKNGYGINLAVGKHFSPNWHGDLEFLYQNIQRETYGTYNWLEQNSTTGATYAQQANNPISKILTRANIYSFMTNASYDLINIGKLQPFFGAGLGLAWLRSNSTQTNNSINIDDPNTPLVETAPAMQNSPSLYGTAFAWQFKAGINYAVSEKGTAILQYRLFKSTDFKANQSSIITNPGTAGQTKFYAGQHDIKGLLTHAVELNLRLDL, from the coding sequence GTGAAATTTTATCAATCCGCTATAATCTTATCTGCATTTTTGAGTTTACCATACAATGTTAGAGCAGATACTTTAAGTACAGCACCATCCAGGTTTTTTTATATTAATGCTGGCTTAGGCGCTGTTTTCTCCAATACCACTACCAGTAATACTTCAAATTCGAACTCGGTTTTGTATGCACCAACAGAAATAGGCACTAGTTTATTTACTCTGCCTGATATTAATTGGCAAAATAAGTTTAAAAATGGCTATGGAATTAACCTAGCAGTCGGGAAACATTTTAGCCCAAATTGGCATGGAGACTTAGAGTTTTTGTACCAAAACATACAAAGAGAGACTTATGGTACTTATAATTGGCTTGAACAAAACAGTACAACTGGAGCAACCTATGCCCAACAGGCTAATAACCCCATTAGTAAGATACTAACAAGAGCTAACATTTATTCTTTTATGACTAATGCAAGTTATGATTTAATCAATATTGGAAAGCTACAACCTTTTTTTGGTGCTGGTTTAGGACTTGCCTGGTTAAGGTCAAATAGTACGCAAACCAATAATTCCATTAATATCGATGATCCCAATACTCCTCTAGTAGAAACAGCACCAGCTATGCAAAATAGTCCATCTCTATACGGAACAGCCTTTGCTTGGCAGTTTAAAGCAGGTATCAATTATGCCGTGAGCGAGAAAGGAACAGCTATTTTGCAATATCGTTTATTTAAGTCCACTGATTTTAAAGCAAATCAAAGCAGTATTATCACTAATCCAGGTACAGCTGGGCAAACAAAATTCTATGCAGGACAGCATGACATCAAGGGATTGTTAACCCATGCGGTTGAGTTAAACCTTCGCTTGGATCTTTAA
- a CDS encoding TIGR03747 family integrating conjugative element membrane protein, translated as MAIRTATPKPSKKTVMSFMLLVLLGWLILMGWVSSLWCCLGFEKAFSSVTTLSQKQTQAITAFNGMSVANTIKSWLKTIPTQDVANKAAQTGSLIKKGLDEVMSDETNDLNEIAQDFILIANQVWLLMGLTTQVMFIKLVILISAIPLFLLMVVVGLVDGLNQRAIRTASLGRESSYVFHQLNRHAKRGLLLVLSLWLALPISITPAFVFVPASLLLGITVSITASRFKKYL; from the coding sequence ATGGCAATAAGGACTGCAACGCCCAAACCCTCCAAAAAAACGGTCATGAGTTTTATGCTGCTTGTTTTATTGGGCTGGTTAATCCTTATGGGTTGGGTATCCAGTCTTTGGTGCTGTTTAGGGTTTGAAAAAGCGTTTAGTTCAGTTACAACACTTTCTCAAAAACAAACGCAAGCAATTACCGCATTTAACGGAATGAGTGTTGCTAACACCATTAAATCCTGGTTAAAAACCATTCCTACTCAAGATGTTGCCAACAAAGCAGCACAAACAGGCTCCCTGATTAAAAAAGGGCTGGATGAGGTGATGTCTGATGAAACCAACGATTTAAATGAAATAGCACAAGATTTTATCCTAATTGCCAATCAAGTTTGGTTACTGATGGGATTAACTACTCAAGTAATGTTCATCAAACTGGTTATTCTGATTTCGGCTATCCCTCTGTTTTTATTAATGGTCGTGGTTGGACTGGTTGATGGGTTAAATCAACGCGCTATCCGCACCGCATCATTAGGCCGTGAATCATCCTATGTCTTTCACCAACTAAATCGCCACGCCAAGCGAGGCCTTTTACTGGTATTAAGCTTATGGCTTGCGCTGCCCATAAGCATCACGCCTGCCTTTGTTTTTGTACCTGCAAGCCTATTGTTAGGCATCACGGTTTCAATCACCGCAAGTCGATTTAAAAAGTATTTGTAG
- a CDS encoding MFS transporter, with product MNISSSSKALFAGVSGTALQWYDFALFGYFAPIIAATYFPNDNQFASLLSAFGVFAVGYLLAPIGSLFFGYIGDQFGRKRALTLSILAMAIPTALISVVPSYQYIGIAAPLLITLLRVIQGFVASSEFTGSAIFLVEHAKPEKKAFYGCLTSSAYSTGLIMAGLAASFFTASFMPDWGWRIGFGLALIAGILIFYLRTHVAETPEYEHIAQHDKRRLPFLAALKEAPLAVAGIIGIAWLVSIMTFGTYVFTATYLHSYFHISLGLATLIITLALAVDATLEPFIALLAERIGLIKVIRLGMVAMLLLSIPIFYLLATGNVVLIAIGLIFMSILIAITYAPLNAYMVSLFPHQYRYSGFGVAFNVGISLFGGTTPIVMMWLVNTTSNFISPAWYFMFGAIIGLASIMVCEQGRRKLILLESALAY from the coding sequence ATGAACATATCCTCTTCGAGTAAAGCATTATTCGCTGGCGTTTCTGGTACTGCATTACAATGGTATGACTTTGCGCTTTTTGGCTATTTCGCGCCAATTATTGCAGCGACTTATTTTCCTAACGACAATCAATTTGCTTCGCTTTTAAGTGCTTTTGGTGTATTTGCCGTTGGTTACTTATTAGCCCCAATAGGTTCACTATTTTTTGGCTATATTGGTGATCAGTTCGGAAGAAAACGTGCTTTAACTCTCAGTATTCTAGCTATGGCTATTCCTACAGCTCTAATAAGCGTCGTTCCTTCTTACCAATATATTGGAATCGCAGCACCTCTTCTTATTACTTTGTTAAGGGTAATTCAAGGTTTTGTCGCAAGTAGTGAATTTACTGGATCTGCTATTTTTCTTGTTGAACATGCTAAGCCTGAGAAAAAAGCATTTTATGGTTGTTTAACCAGCTCAGCTTACAGTACTGGTTTGATAATGGCTGGCCTGGCAGCTTCATTCTTTACGGCTTCATTTATGCCAGACTGGGGATGGCGAATCGGTTTTGGATTGGCTTTGATTGCTGGTATTTTGATTTTTTATTTACGAACCCATGTTGCTGAAACGCCTGAATATGAACATATTGCGCAACATGATAAACGACGTTTGCCTTTTCTGGCGGCGCTAAAAGAAGCGCCTCTGGCAGTAGCTGGTATTATAGGGATAGCATGGTTGGTGAGTATCATGACTTTTGGAACTTATGTGTTTACCGCTACGTACCTGCATAGCTATTTTCATATTTCACTTGGTTTAGCTACCTTAATTATCACTCTGGCTTTAGCAGTTGACGCCACACTTGAACCATTTATTGCTTTGTTAGCAGAAAGAATTGGGCTGATAAAGGTAATTCGATTAGGTATGGTGGCCATGTTACTTTTGAGTATTCCCATTTTTTACCTACTTGCCACCGGTAATGTTGTTTTGATAGCAATAGGATTGATTTTTATGTCTATTTTGATTGCCATTACTTATGCACCACTCAACGCATATATGGTTTCTCTATTCCCTCATCAATATCGTTATAGTGGGTTTGGAGTTGCTTTTAATGTAGGTATTTCATTGTTTGGTGGTACTACACCTATAGTGATGATGTGGCTGGTGAATACAACAAGTAATTTTATTTCACCCGCTTGGTATTTTATGTTTGGCGCAATCATAGGATTAGCCTCCATAATGGTTTGTGAACAAGGTCGAAGAAAATTGATACTTTTGGAATCTGCTTTAGCCTATTAA
- a CDS encoding GGDEF domain-containing protein: protein MQKIKKKGEVIDQLIFADRMIILNKNLLLSIPANFSCTLLVYLSLYQIVNQKTLLIWFITTLSVFVLHGALFLFNCYRPLRLKSYLKIIISLVVIYGGLWGAAATLLIPYGLLLNLMFVIIVIVGVTSGGLHILQPNYLVSILFFSLTTIPLSIWLFYQKGIIYWLLGTAMIIYFCFLSIVSWMGYRLLNKNFKLRYENYDLINKLLEMNNSLEESESRFRCAFNSAAIGMAIISLEGRWLKVNEALSEIVGYSEKELLQTDFQSITYPDDLDLDLSYVRQLLAGDIKFYHMEKRYIHKNGSIIWILLNGGLIRNNENKPLYFIAQIQNIDAQKRAEQELMHIAHHDILTGLENRKKLEISFDHALAYAKSHQKKIAVMFLDLDNFKKINDKFGHDIGDLLLIEIAQILKSSLRSTDIIARLGGDEFIIALTELANICSVMEIARNILIAIEKPIMIKQQRILITGSIGISLCPDDGNNLNTLIKKADEALYYVKSIGKSNFRLSSWSV, encoded by the coding sequence ATGCAAAAGATCAAAAAAAAAGGAGAAGTCATCGATCAACTAATATTTGCTGATCGCATGATAATATTAAATAAGAATTTGCTATTAAGCATCCCAGCTAATTTCTCATGTACTTTATTAGTCTATCTAAGCCTATATCAAATAGTAAATCAAAAAACTCTTTTAATTTGGTTTATAACCACATTATCAGTTTTTGTTTTGCATGGCGCTCTCTTTTTATTTAATTGTTATCGCCCCTTACGATTAAAATCCTATTTAAAAATAATAATAAGTCTAGTAGTTATTTATGGTGGTTTATGGGGAGCAGCAGCTACGTTGCTTATACCTTATGGACTTTTATTAAACCTAATGTTTGTTATTATCGTTATTGTTGGAGTAACCTCTGGAGGGCTACATATCCTGCAGCCAAATTATTTAGTGAGTATCTTATTTTTTTCATTAACAACCATCCCACTCAGTATCTGGCTATTTTATCAAAAAGGAATTATCTACTGGTTATTGGGAACCGCTATGATAATTTACTTTTGCTTTCTATCTATTGTTTCTTGGATGGGTTATAGGCTTCTTAATAAAAATTTTAAATTACGTTACGAGAATTATGATTTAATTAATAAGTTGTTAGAAATGAATAACTCTTTAGAAGAAAGTGAGTCTCGGTTTCGTTGTGCATTCAATTCCGCTGCTATTGGTATGGCTATAATCTCTCTAGAAGGGCGATGGCTAAAAGTAAATGAAGCACTTTCGGAGATTGTTGGTTACTCAGAAAAGGAATTATTACAAACTGATTTTCAATCTATTACCTATCCAGATGATTTAGATCTGGATTTAAGTTATGTACGACAATTACTTGCCGGTGATATAAAATTTTATCATATGGAAAAACGCTACATTCATAAAAATGGTAGCATCATATGGATCCTACTAAACGGCGGTTTAATTCGAAACAATGAAAATAAGCCGCTCTATTTTATTGCACAAATTCAGAATATTGATGCTCAAAAAAGAGCAGAGCAAGAACTCATGCATATCGCTCATCATGATATTTTAACAGGATTAGAGAATAGAAAAAAATTAGAAATATCATTTGATCATGCTTTAGCCTATGCAAAAAGCCACCAAAAAAAAATTGCCGTAATGTTTTTGGATCTTGACAATTTTAAAAAAATAAATGACAAATTTGGGCATGATATAGGAGATCTTTTACTCATAGAAATTGCACAAATATTAAAATCATCTCTACGCTCAACTGATATAATTGCCCGACTTGGAGGAGATGAGTTCATCATTGCTCTTACTGAACTAGCTAACATATGTTCAGTTATGGAAATAGCAAGAAACATTCTTATTGCCATAGAAAAACCTATAATGATCAAACAACAACGAATTTTAATTACAGGTAGCATTGGTATAAGCTTATGCCCAGATGACGGTAACAACTTAAACACCTTAATTAAAAAAGCCGATGAAGCTTTGTACTATGTGAAAAGTATAGGAAAAAGTAACTTTCGATTATCAAGTTGGTCAGTGTAA
- a CDS encoding LexA family transcriptional regulator, with product MDIREQIGNRITKARKELGITIKELAARTAKLSPARISNWEQGTRSPGPLEAKLLADQLNVSASYLLCLTDNPQGDLIQSPKNKFRHIPILSIKDAIHAREILEQQEPFVFEKTILIDSMNPSIKSPALFATSVEDSSMQPELIPGNVIVVDGELQPNPGNYVLVYLTQKKQTVLRRYGEADSCHFQLLASSDLWATVSIKDVHEAQIIGVVVEIRKYLR from the coding sequence ATGGATATTAGAGAACAAATAGGTAATCGTATTACCAAAGCTCGTAAAGAACTGGGTATTACAATTAAAGAATTAGCAGCAAGAACGGCGAAACTTTCTCCTGCAAGAATTAGTAATTGGGAGCAGGGAACGCGAAGTCCTGGGCCATTGGAAGCTAAATTGCTTGCCGATCAGTTAAATGTGTCTGCTTCTTACTTGTTATGCTTAACAGATAATCCGCAAGGAGATTTGATTCAGAGTCCTAAAAATAAATTTCGGCATATCCCAATATTGAGTATTAAGGATGCGATACATGCTAGGGAAATTTTAGAGCAACAAGAACCTTTTGTTTTTGAAAAAACAATTTTGATTGATTCAATGAATCCTTCGATTAAAAGTCCAGCACTATTTGCGACCTCAGTAGAAGATAGCAGTATGCAACCGGAACTTATTCCAGGAAATGTAATAGTTGTGGACGGTGAGTTACAACCTAATCCAGGTAACTATGTTCTAGTTTATTTAACACAAAAAAAACAAACGGTATTGCGAAGATATGGAGAAGCAGATAGTTGCCACTTTCAGTTATTAGCAAGTAGTGATTTATGGGCAACAGTCAGTATTAAGGATGTTCACGAGGCTCAGATAATAGGGGTTGTTGTAGAAATTAGAAAGTATCTGCGGTGA
- a CDS encoding SDR family oxidoreductase: MLILLLWIVQTGKSVRATFQLIEDYYRIDICINNAGIAKLTPLSEGSDHQDFEHIIQTNLMGTWYVTKSIAGQM, translated from the coding sequence TTGCTCATTTTATTATTATGGATTGTACAGACTGGAAAGTCAGTAAGAGCTACCTTCCAACTGATTGAAGATTACTATCGAATTGATATTTGTATCAATAATGCAGGCATTGCCAAACTAACACCCCTATCTGAAGGATCAGATCACCAAGATTTTGAACACATAATACAAACCAATCTGATGGGTACTTGGTATGTCACTAAATCTATTGCAGGACAAATGTAA
- a CDS encoding carbon storage regulator, with protein MLVLTRKKGEQILIDKGQIEIHVIYQRRGVVALGIKAPAHIDVDRKEIFLRKQTNPQNNDKEISK; from the coding sequence ATGTTGGTACTGACAAGAAAAAAGGGTGAGCAAATATTAATTGATAAAGGACAGATTGAAATACATGTCATTTATCAACGAAGAGGAGTAGTCGCTTTAGGCATTAAGGCTCCAGCTCATATTGATGTTGATCGAAAAGAAATTTTTTTAAGAAAACAAACCAATCCTCAAAACAACGATAAAGAGATATCAAAATGA
- a CDS encoding TIGR03759 family integrating conjugative element protein produces MLKYSAFLIPILACHAVHADLTIPGLNQQPLNHFGIEDKTLAKTGLTVNEDALTSEQDINKITLTDTQLHEAKVWGLTSDEEKRYVLLMQNKSKLYYKGLRQTPIDILGLNARNETERNHFAELAARQEAQKVAKNIAWNNAFYKAYNKLFVNVPVIGDFDPSPYSPYAHKPVQLSQGDTLFFFIKEQDSVKTILLMLFDAIEQTPNARLHLMLLDMNDTTIQIWANQHQIPQHLVNGGRITLNHGELSYQSLKVKKSLPLLLLSQNGHSSIVDLGRF; encoded by the coding sequence ATGCTTAAGTATTCTGCTTTTCTGATTCCCATATTAGCCTGTCATGCAGTACATGCAGATCTAACTATTCCAGGATTAAATCAACAGCCCTTAAATCACTTTGGCATTGAAGATAAAACATTGGCAAAAACAGGGTTAACGGTTAATGAAGACGCTCTGACCTCAGAGCAAGACATCAATAAAATTACACTGACCGATACCCAACTGCATGAAGCTAAAGTGTGGGGATTAACATCTGATGAAGAAAAACGTTATGTCCTGCTTATGCAAAATAAAAGTAAACTCTACTACAAAGGCTTAAGACAAACCCCCATTGATATTCTGGGTCTTAATGCCAGAAATGAAACCGAACGCAACCATTTTGCAGAGTTGGCAGCAAGACAGGAAGCCCAGAAAGTGGCTAAAAATATCGCCTGGAACAATGCCTTTTACAAAGCCTATAACAAGTTGTTTGTTAATGTTCCTGTGATTGGTGATTTTGATCCATCCCCTTATTCACCCTATGCCCACAAACCGGTGCAATTAAGCCAAGGCGATACGCTGTTTTTCTTTATCAAAGAACAAGATTCTGTAAAAACCATTTTGCTGATGCTCTTTGATGCCATAGAGCAAACACCAAATGCACGGTTGCATCTGATGTTACTGGACATGAATGATACGACAATCCAAATCTGGGCAAATCAACATCAAATACCACAACATCTTGTAAATGGTGGCCGTATTACCCTTAACCACGGCGAACTAAGCTACCAATCACTCAAAGTCAAAAAGTCACTACCCCTGTTGCTACTTTCCCAAAACGGCCATTCCAGCATTGTTGATTTGGGGAGGTTTTAA
- a CDS encoding GNAT family N-acetyltransferase, translating to MLLFSSALTKHKLTFTRLSNCMEYIPLAAKWAEDEWGYIRNKGVEYREGVMHALSHDVYIGTYAGQPVAMFALLEHEFPNPRGLSARELMYVYVDKNYRGLGFGKQIIEEAKRLAAAAGSDLILLDTLRPNLNRLYEKHGAKVVCEGSLFSHPTDVLSMSI from the coding sequence ATGTTATTGTTTAGTTCTGCTTTAACAAAGCACAAACTTACTTTTACACGATTAAGTAATTGTATGGAATATATCCCCCTTGCAGCCAAATGGGCTGAAGATGAATGGGGATACATACGAAACAAAGGGGTTGAATATCGTGAAGGTGTAATGCATGCGTTGAGTCATGATGTCTACATTGGCACTTATGCAGGACAACCTGTAGCGATGTTTGCTCTATTGGAACATGAGTTTCCTAACCCACGTGGGTTGAGTGCACGTGAACTAATGTATGTCTATGTAGATAAAAATTATCGAGGGCTAGGGTTTGGCAAGCAGATTATTGAAGAAGCAAAACGGTTAGCAGCTGCGGCAGGTTCGGATTTGATTTTGTTAGATACGTTAAGGCCTAATTTAAATCGATTATATGAAAAGCATGGTGCGAAAGTAGTTTGTGAGGGTAGCTTGTTCTCTCATCCAACAGATGTATTAAGTATGTCAATTTAA
- a CDS encoding alpha/beta fold hydrolase, translating into MNKDIVLIPGALATPKIWKQQELFLQQNKKLRYVDVLDSDSIEEIANRFIPQAPKKFTLIGFSMGGYIALELYRHIPNSIEKLVLINSAAKLVSEKGRLERERSLDIMSKGKFDFLIKLIFKNSIFDKQKHKELLPLAQEMAMEVGVENYKNQLNATLSKPDHSTLLPLIECPTLLIASKEDNVMPPERSEHMAKNIKHSKLICIEQCGHMAMLEQPEKINQILNDWL; encoded by the coding sequence ATGAACAAGGATATAGTACTTATTCCTGGAGCGTTAGCAACTCCAAAGATCTGGAAGCAACAAGAACTTTTTCTTCAGCAGAACAAAAAATTAAGGTACGTTGATGTGCTTGACAGCGATTCGATTGAAGAAATTGCTAATCGTTTCATTCCACAGGCCCCTAAAAAATTTACTTTAATTGGGTTTTCTATGGGGGGGTATATTGCCCTTGAATTGTACCGGCATATTCCAAATAGCATAGAGAAGCTTGTGTTAATTAATTCTGCGGCCAAATTAGTATCTGAAAAAGGTCGATTAGAGCGTGAACGCTCACTTGATATAATGAGTAAAGGAAAATTTGATTTCTTAATCAAGCTCATATTTAAAAATTCAATTTTTGATAAACAAAAACATAAGGAGTTATTGCCTCTAGCCCAAGAAATGGCAATGGAAGTTGGGGTCGAGAATTATAAAAATCAACTCAACGCCACTTTAAGTAAACCAGATCATTCAACTTTATTACCTTTAATTGAATGTCCGACACTATTAATAGCCAGTAAAGAGGATAATGTCATGCCTCCAGAGCGTTCAGAACATATGGCAAAGAATATAAAACACTCCAAACTCATTTGTATTGAGCAATGTGGCCACATGGCTATGTTGGAGCAACCGGAAAAAATAAACCAAATATTAAACGATTGGCTGTAA
- the pilL2 gene encoding PFGI-1 class ICE element type IV pilus protein PilL2 → MKTSVQISLIGALGLTSLCSIAANVTQINRYATVANKPLAAQINPLLAIQQVHFPQEVQTISQAVEWWLKFSGFSLVSKEKQPESLQTVMHQALPQIDRNLGPLTVKDGLEVLVGQQSFGLIEDPLLRQVNFKLKAGVRNWGKS, encoded by the coding sequence ATGAAAACTAGCGTTCAAATATCTTTAATTGGCGCACTAGGTCTAACATCACTCTGCTCTATTGCTGCAAATGTTACCCAGATAAACCGCTATGCAACCGTTGCTAACAAACCATTAGCAGCCCAGATCAATCCACTCCTTGCCATTCAACAAGTCCATTTCCCTCAAGAAGTACAAACCATAAGTCAGGCAGTTGAATGGTGGTTAAAGTTTTCAGGGTTTTCTCTGGTATCGAAAGAAAAGCAACCTGAAAGCCTACAAACCGTCATGCACCAAGCCTTACCTCAGATTGATAGAAATCTCGGCCCTTTGACTGTTAAAGACGGACTTGAAGTCCTTGTTGGCCAACAGTCCTTTGGCTTGATCGAAGATCCCTTATTGCGGCAGGTAAATTTCAAATTAAAAGCTGGAGTACGAAATTGGGGTAAATCATGA
- a CDS encoding GNAT family N-acetyltransferase: MLVDAAVEKAKELGFEKFYLFALDPTISEYYRRLAWKNIDMDEFKSHPMTLV, translated from the coding sequence ATGTTAGTTGATGCCGCAGTCGAGAAAGCAAAAGAACTTGGCTTTGAAAAATTTTACTTGTTTGCTCTTGATCCTACAATATCTGAGTATTATAGGCGCCTTGCTTGGAAAAATATTGACATGGATGAATTTAAATCTCATCCGATGACGTTGGTGTAG